From a region of the Mycobacterium intracellulare ATCC 13950 genome:
- the pstC gene encoding phosphate ABC transporter permease subunit PstC produces MTEFSGPNPIDSGAGAVLATSIPESPTTPTSPWGEARPHVGDRIFRRLAQTSGVLIIVVIAAIAVFLLGRAAPALQRDRENFFSYGGNWVTTDTSAMHFGIASLLPVTVFVSLFALTLAMPVALGVALFITQYAPRRVATPLAYAVDLLAAVPSIIYGAWGLYVLAPQLRPIATWLNRSMGWCFLFADGNASAAGGGTIFTGGIVLAVMILPIVTAVTREVFVQTPQDQIEAALALGATRWEVVKTVTLPFGRSGYISGGMLGLGRALGETVALLIILRGTQSAFGWSLFDGGSTFATKIAGAAAEFDDRFKSGAYIAAGLTLFALTFLVDALARGAVAGAGRKAAR; encoded by the coding sequence GTGACGGAGTTTTCGGGGCCAAACCCAATCGACTCGGGCGCGGGCGCGGTCCTCGCCACGTCCATTCCCGAGTCGCCGACGACACCCACCAGCCCGTGGGGCGAGGCCCGACCACATGTGGGAGACCGGATATTCCGGCGGCTCGCGCAGACCTCGGGCGTGCTGATCATCGTCGTGATCGCCGCGATCGCCGTCTTCCTGCTCGGGCGCGCGGCACCGGCGTTGCAGCGCGACCGCGAGAACTTCTTCAGCTACGGCGGTAACTGGGTCACCACCGACACGTCGGCGATGCACTTCGGGATCGCCAGCCTGTTGCCGGTGACCGTGTTCGTGTCGCTGTTCGCGTTGACCTTGGCCATGCCCGTCGCGCTGGGCGTCGCCCTCTTCATCACCCAGTACGCGCCGCGGCGCGTGGCGACGCCGCTGGCCTACGCGGTCGATCTGCTGGCCGCGGTTCCCTCGATCATCTACGGCGCCTGGGGCCTTTATGTGTTGGCGCCGCAACTGCGGCCCATCGCCACCTGGCTCAACCGTTCCATGGGCTGGTGCTTTCTGTTCGCCGACGGCAACGCGTCGGCCGCCGGCGGCGGCACCATCTTCACCGGCGGCATCGTCTTGGCGGTGATGATCCTGCCGATCGTCACCGCCGTCACCCGCGAGGTCTTCGTCCAGACACCGCAGGACCAGATCGAAGCCGCGCTGGCGCTGGGCGCCACCCGATGGGAAGTGGTCAAGACCGTCACCCTGCCGTTCGGGCGGTCCGGCTACATCAGCGGCGGGATGCTGGGGCTGGGTCGCGCGCTGGGCGAAACGGTCGCGCTGCTGATCATCTTGCGGGGCACCCAGTCGGCGTTCGGCTGGTCGCTGTTCGACGGCGGCTCCACCTTCGCCACCAAGATCGCGGGCGCCGCGGCCGAGTTCGACGACCGGTTCAAGTCGGGCGCCTACATCGCCGCGGGCCTGACACTCTTCGCGCTCACCTTCCTCGTCGACGCCCTGGCCCGGGGCGCCGTCGCCGGGGCCGGCCGAAAGGCCGCGCGATGA
- a CDS encoding sulfurtransferase: MARSDVLVSTDWAESNLDASGVVFVEVDEDTSAYDAGHIPGAIKLDWRSDLQDPVKRDFVDAQQFSKLLSERGISNDDTVILYGGNNNWFAAYAYWYFKLYGHEKVKLLDGGRKKWELDGRALSSDTVSRPATSYTAAAPDNSIRAFRDDVIAAINVKNLVDVRSPDEFSGKILAPAHLPQEQSQRPGHIPGAINVPWSKAANEDGTFKSDEELAELYAAAGLDGDKETIAYCRIGERSSHTWFVLYELLGHRNVKNYDGSWTEYGSLVGAPIELGS, translated from the coding sequence ATGGCACGCTCCGACGTCCTGGTCTCGACCGACTGGGCTGAGAGCAATCTCGACGCGTCCGGCGTCGTCTTTGTCGAAGTCGACGAGGACACCAGCGCTTACGACGCCGGTCACATCCCCGGCGCGATCAAGCTGGACTGGCGCTCCGATTTGCAGGACCCGGTCAAGCGCGACTTCGTCGACGCCCAGCAGTTCTCGAAACTGCTCAGCGAGCGCGGCATCTCCAATGACGACACCGTGATCCTCTACGGCGGCAACAACAACTGGTTCGCCGCCTACGCGTACTGGTACTTCAAGCTGTACGGCCACGAGAAGGTCAAGCTGCTCGACGGCGGCCGCAAGAAGTGGGAGCTCGACGGCCGCGCACTGTCCAGCGATACCGTCAGCAGGCCCGCGACGTCGTACACGGCGGCCGCACCGGACAACAGCATCCGGGCGTTCCGCGACGACGTCATCGCGGCCATCAACGTCAAGAACCTCGTCGACGTGCGTTCCCCCGACGAGTTTTCCGGCAAGATCCTGGCGCCCGCGCATTTGCCGCAGGAACAAAGCCAGCGGCCCGGCCACATCCCGGGCGCCATCAACGTGCCTTGGAGCAAGGCCGCCAACGAGGACGGCACCTTCAAGTCCGACGAGGAGCTGGCCGAGCTGTACGCCGCGGCCGGCCTGGACGGCGACAAAGAAACGATCGCCTACTGCCGCATCGGCGAGCGGTCGTCGCACACCTGGTTCGTTCTCTACGAATTGCTCGGGCACAGGAATGTCAAGAACTACGACGGCAGTTGGACGGAATACGGTTCCCTGGTGGGGGCCCCGATCGA
- the lmeA gene encoding mannan chain length control protein LmeA, with protein sequence MRVRKVLIAVTATAILLAVVALGAIGVDYGTSIYAEYRLSASVRKAANLGSDPFVAIVAFPFIPQAMRGNYDQVEIKANAVEHAMTGKATLEATMYSVDLARASWLITRDAKLAVHKLESRIIIDSTHLGRYLGISDLMVEAPPKETNTSTGGVTASGISDSHGLVFTGTPKSSGFDHRVSVSVDLSIAPDDPATLVFTPTGVLTGPDTADQTVPADKHYAVLHAFAGRLPDQRLPFGVAPTTEGARGSDVIIEGITYGVTVSLDGFKRS encoded by the coding sequence ATGCGGGTGCGCAAGGTGCTGATTGCCGTGACCGCGACCGCGATCCTGCTGGCCGTGGTCGCCCTCGGCGCGATCGGAGTCGACTACGGCACCAGCATCTATGCCGAATACCGGCTGTCGGCCAGCGTGCGCAAGGCGGCCAACCTGGGCAGCGACCCGTTCGTGGCCATCGTGGCGTTTCCCTTCATTCCGCAGGCCATGCGCGGCAACTACGACCAGGTGGAGATCAAGGCCAACGCCGTCGAACACGCGATGACCGGCAAAGCCACCCTCGAGGCCACGATGTACTCGGTGGATCTCGCGCGTGCGTCGTGGCTGATCACGCGCGACGCGAAGCTCGCGGTGCACAAGCTGGAAAGCCGCATCATCATCGACTCGACCCACCTGGGCCGCTACCTGGGCATCAGCGACCTGATGGTCGAGGCCCCGCCCAAGGAAACCAACACCTCGACCGGCGGCGTCACCGCGTCGGGCATCTCCGACAGCCACGGGCTGGTGTTCACCGGCACGCCCAAATCCTCCGGCTTCGATCACCGCGTCAGCGTCTCGGTCGACCTGTCCATCGCCCCCGACGACCCGGCGACGTTGGTCTTCACCCCCACCGGCGTGCTGACCGGGCCGGACACCGCCGACCAGACCGTCCCGGCCGACAAGCACTACGCGGTGCTGCACGCCTTCGCGGGCAGGCTTCCCGATCAGCGGCTTCCCTTCGGCGTCGCGCCCACCACCGAGGGCGCGCGCGGCTCCGACGTCATCATCGAGGGCATCACCTATGGAGTAACGGTGTCCCTCGATGGGTTTAAACGGTCATGA
- the phoU gene encoding phosphate signaling complex protein PhoU, translating into MRTAYHEQLSELSERLGEMCGLAGIAMERATQALLQADLVLAEQVISDHEAIAAMSARAEESAFVLLALQAPVAGDLRSIVSAIQMVADIDRMGALALHVAKIARRRHPQHALPEEVNGYFAEMGSIAVELGNSAQEVVLSRDPEKAARIREEDDAMDDLHRHLFSVLMDREWKHGVAAAVDVTLLGRFYERFADHAVEVARRVIFQATGRLPEEEAKPPSS; encoded by the coding sequence ATGCGAACCGCCTACCACGAGCAACTCTCGGAGTTATCCGAGCGGCTCGGCGAGATGTGCGGCTTGGCAGGAATCGCCATGGAGCGGGCCACCCAAGCCCTGCTGCAGGCCGACTTGGTGCTGGCCGAACAAGTGATCTCCGACCACGAAGCGATCGCCGCGATGAGCGCGCGCGCCGAGGAAAGCGCGTTTGTGCTGCTGGCATTGCAGGCGCCGGTGGCCGGTGATCTGCGGTCGATCGTGAGCGCCATTCAGATGGTGGCGGACATCGACCGCATGGGTGCGCTGGCGTTGCACGTCGCCAAGATCGCCCGACGGCGGCATCCCCAGCACGCCCTGCCCGAAGAGGTCAACGGCTACTTCGCCGAAATGGGCAGCATCGCAGTCGAATTGGGTAACAGCGCCCAAGAGGTGGTGTTGTCGCGCGACCCGGAGAAGGCGGCCCGGATCCGCGAAGAAGACGACGCGATGGACGATCTGCACCGGCACCTGTTCTCGGTGCTGATGGACCGGGAATGGAAGCACGGCGTGGCGGCGGCCGTCGACGTGACGTTGCTGGGCCGCTTCTACGAGCGTTTCGCCGACCACGCCGTCGAGGTGGCCAGGCGCGTCATTTTCCAGGCGACCGGCAGACTGCCCGAGGAAGAGGCGAAACCGCCGTCCAGCTAG
- the mshD gene encoding mycothiol synthase, translating to MIPPDWRRTLTDDEQRGVRELVGAATEFDGVAPVGEQVLRELGHDRTEHLRITSDDAGAIIGYLNLSPAREGETAMAELVVHPRARRRGIGAALIRAALAKTGASNRFWAHGTLEPARATASALGLAPVRELMQMRRSLRDLPDTAPSVPGVQIRTYSGTADDAELLRVNNAAFAYHPEQGGWTEVELAERRDEPWFDPAGLFLAFDDSAGDQGGRLLGFHWTKVHLDRPGLGEVYVVGVDPSAQGRGLGQALTAVGIEWLARRLADTADPTVMLYVESDNVAAVRTYQRLGFTTYSVDTAYAVTPAAN from the coding sequence GTGATCCCGCCCGACTGGCGCCGGACGCTGACCGACGACGAACAGCGGGGCGTGCGCGAACTTGTCGGTGCTGCAACGGAATTCGATGGGGTGGCGCCCGTCGGCGAGCAGGTACTGCGCGAACTCGGACATGACCGCACCGAGCACCTGCGGATCACCTCGGACGACGCCGGCGCAATCATCGGTTATCTCAATCTCAGCCCGGCCCGCGAGGGTGAGACGGCCATGGCCGAACTCGTCGTGCACCCACGGGCGCGTCGGCGCGGGATCGGGGCCGCGCTGATTCGCGCGGCGTTGGCCAAAACGGGTGCGAGCAACCGGTTTTGGGCGCACGGCACGCTCGAGCCCGCCCGCGCGACCGCGTCCGCGTTGGGCCTGGCGCCCGTGCGGGAACTGATGCAGATGCGACGCTCACTGCGCGATCTCCCCGACACCGCGCCGTCGGTGCCGGGGGTGCAGATCCGCACCTATTCGGGCACGGCCGACGACGCCGAGCTACTGCGCGTCAACAACGCCGCGTTTGCCTACCACCCCGAGCAGGGCGGCTGGACCGAGGTCGAACTGGCGGAGCGGCGCGACGAACCGTGGTTCGACCCGGCCGGCTTGTTTCTGGCGTTCGATGACTCCGCCGGCGATCAGGGCGGCAGGCTGCTGGGTTTTCACTGGACGAAGGTGCACCTCGATCGGCCCGGTTTGGGGGAGGTGTACGTCGTGGGCGTCGATCCGTCGGCCCAGGGCCGCGGACTGGGCCAGGCGTTGACCGCCGTCGGCATCGAATGGTTGGCCCGCCGCCTGGCCGACACCGCCGATCCCACCGTGATGCTCTACGTCGAGTCGGACAACGTCGCCGCCGTGCGCACCTACCAGCGCTTGGGGTTCACCACCTACAGCGTCGACACCGCATACGCGGTCACACCCGCGGCCAACTGA
- a CDS encoding DUF4395 domain-containing protein, protein MPSSNTATQPDLVDVRGPRFAAWVTTGVLILTLVVSAVSPAAAAAILAIQAVIFAIGAVAGPRQHPYGRIFAAVVAPRLDPVQDREPAAPLKFAQLVGLIFAVLGTAGFAAGAVLVGVIATAAALAAAFLNAAFGICLGCQLYPLVARLRGGARPT, encoded by the coding sequence TTGCCGAGCAGCAACACCGCCACGCAGCCCGACCTCGTCGACGTGCGTGGACCACGATTTGCCGCGTGGGTGACCACCGGGGTCTTGATCCTGACGCTGGTCGTGTCGGCGGTCAGCCCGGCCGCCGCGGCGGCGATCCTTGCCATCCAGGCCGTCATCTTCGCCATCGGCGCCGTCGCCGGGCCCCGCCAGCACCCCTACGGCCGGATATTCGCCGCCGTCGTCGCGCCCCGGCTGGACCCGGTGCAGGACCGCGAACCCGCCGCGCCGCTGAAGTTCGCCCAACTCGTCGGCCTGATCTTCGCCGTGCTGGGTACGGCCGGTTTCGCCGCCGGTGCCGTCCTGGTCGGCGTCATCGCCACCGCGGCCGCCCTGGCGGCCGCGTTCCTCAACGCGGCCTTCGGAATCTGCCTGGGCTGCCAGCTCTACCCACTGGTGGCCCGCTTGCGAGGCGGCGCGCGCCCCACCTGA
- the pstS gene encoding phosphate ABC transporter substrate-binding protein PstS produces the protein MKLDRQGRAAAAVALATALGVAALAACGSDENRPGAAAPSVTAPAGTAGCGGKNNLTAEGSTAQANAITVFNQVWGQYCPGKGLAYNPTGSGAGREQFIAGHVDFAGADSPLVAEQIGPAASRCGGNPAWDLPLVFGPIALAYNLPGNPALVVSSDAVAKIFTGKITTWNDPILVGLNPGVALPDTRITPIYRSDSSGTTDNVQKYLTAAAPQSWAKGVGTEFQGGVGEGAAKSSGVIQAVQAIPGAIGYVQKGFADQARMSYAKIATRGGVVPLTNDTAGNAIKAAKFLGEGNDLLLDLNAMYGSQEPGVYPLVLVTYEIVCSKGYDAETAGAIKSFLSIAATSGQAELSSAGYIPLPDKVKERLVAAIDALQ, from the coding sequence GTGAAGCTCGACAGGCAGGGCAGGGCGGCGGCCGCGGTGGCGCTGGCGACGGCACTCGGCGTCGCGGCGCTGGCCGCCTGCGGCAGCGACGAGAACCGTCCCGGAGCCGCGGCGCCCAGCGTCACCGCCCCCGCGGGCACCGCGGGGTGTGGCGGCAAGAACAACCTGACGGCGGAAGGCTCGACCGCGCAAGCGAACGCCATCACCGTCTTCAACCAGGTGTGGGGCCAGTACTGCCCGGGCAAGGGTCTGGCCTATAACCCGACCGGGTCGGGCGCCGGTCGCGAGCAGTTCATCGCCGGGCACGTGGACTTTGCGGGGGCCGACTCTCCGTTGGTCGCCGAACAGATCGGTCCGGCCGCTAGCCGGTGCGGCGGGAACCCGGCGTGGGACCTGCCCCTGGTGTTCGGCCCGATCGCGCTCGCCTACAACCTGCCGGGGAATCCGGCCCTGGTGGTCAGCAGTGACGCGGTGGCCAAAATTTTCACCGGCAAGATCACCACGTGGAACGACCCCATCCTGGTCGGGCTCAACCCGGGAGTGGCCCTGCCCGACACCAGGATCACGCCGATCTACCGGTCCGACTCGTCGGGAACCACCGACAACGTGCAGAAGTATCTGACCGCCGCCGCCCCGCAGAGCTGGGCCAAAGGGGTCGGTACGGAATTCCAGGGCGGCGTCGGCGAGGGCGCGGCGAAGTCGTCCGGGGTCATCCAGGCGGTCCAGGCCATTCCGGGCGCCATCGGATACGTCCAGAAGGGCTTCGCCGACCAGGCGCGCATGTCCTACGCCAAAATCGCCACCCGCGGCGGGGTGGTCCCGCTCACCAACGACACGGCCGGAAACGCCATCAAGGCGGCCAAATTCCTCGGCGAGGGAAACGACCTGTTGCTCGACCTCAACGCCATGTACGGCTCGCAGGAGCCGGGCGTCTATCCGCTGGTGCTCGTGACCTACGAGATCGTCTGCTCCAAGGGCTACGACGCCGAGACCGCCGGGGCAATCAAATCGTTCCTCTCCATCGCCGCCACCAGCGGGCAGGCCGAACTTTCCTCGGCCGGTTACATTCCGCTGCCCGATAAGGTCAAGGAACGACTGGTCGCCGCCATCGATGCGCTGCAGTGA
- the pstB gene encoding phosphate ABC transporter ATP-binding protein PstB, with amino-acid sequence MAKRLDLKGVNIYYGSFHAVAEVTLTVLPRSVTAFIGPSGCGKTTVLRTLNRMHEVVPGGRVEGSVLLDDEDIYGAGVDPVGVRRAIGMVFQRPNPFPAMSIRDNVVAGLKLQGVRNRKVLDETAEYSLRGANLWDEVKDRLDRPGGGLSGGQQQRLCIARAIAVQPDVLLMDEPCSALDPISTMAIEELISELKQDYTIVIVTHNMQQAARVSDYTAFFNLEAVGKPGRLIEVDDTEKIFSNPNQKATEDYISGRFG; translated from the coding sequence GTGGCCAAACGGTTGGACCTCAAGGGCGTCAACATCTACTACGGGTCGTTTCACGCCGTCGCGGAGGTGACGCTGACGGTGTTGCCGCGCAGTGTCACCGCGTTCATCGGCCCGTCGGGGTGCGGCAAGACGACGGTGCTGCGCACCCTCAACCGCATGCATGAGGTGGTGCCCGGCGGGCGCGTCGAGGGCAGCGTGCTGCTCGACGACGAGGACATCTACGGCGCCGGTGTCGACCCGGTCGGTGTGCGCCGGGCCATCGGGATGGTGTTCCAGCGTCCGAACCCGTTCCCCGCCATGTCAATTCGCGACAACGTGGTGGCCGGCCTGAAGCTGCAAGGGGTGCGCAATCGCAAGGTGCTCGATGAGACGGCCGAATACTCACTGCGCGGCGCGAACCTGTGGGACGAGGTCAAGGATCGGTTGGACCGGCCCGGTGGTGGTCTGTCCGGCGGGCAGCAGCAGCGGCTGTGCATCGCCAGGGCCATCGCCGTGCAGCCCGACGTGCTGCTCATGGACGAGCCGTGCTCGGCGCTGGACCCGATCTCGACGATGGCCATCGAGGAGCTGATCAGCGAGCTGAAGCAGGACTACACGATCGTCATCGTCACCCACAACATGCAGCAGGCGGCCCGGGTCAGCGACTACACCGCGTTTTTCAACCTGGAAGCCGTCGGGAAACCGGGGCGGCTGATCGAGGTCGACGACACCGAGAAGATCTTTTCCAACCCGAATCAAAAGGCGACCGAGGACTACATCTCGGGCCGCTTCGGCTAG
- a CDS encoding thioredoxin family protein — MMTVIVVTVAALAVATLLGWLLTRRSGSIREIDPGPDRDPAADVAALGLSRGGPTVVHFSAPWCGPCDRVRRVVTQVCDDLGDPGSPIAHVEVDLDANPETARRYSVLSLPTTLIFDIDGRQRYRTSGVPSAADLRSALKPLLA, encoded by the coding sequence ATGATGACGGTGATCGTGGTGACCGTCGCCGCGCTCGCCGTCGCGACGCTGCTCGGCTGGCTGTTGACCCGCCGCTCCGGCAGCATCCGGGAAATCGATCCCGGGCCGGATCGCGACCCCGCCGCCGACGTCGCAGCCCTGGGACTTTCCCGCGGCGGCCCGACCGTCGTGCATTTCAGCGCCCCGTGGTGCGGGCCGTGCGACCGGGTGCGCCGGGTCGTCACCCAGGTCTGCGACGACCTGGGCGACCCGGGATCTCCGATAGCCCACGTCGAGGTCGACCTGGACGCCAATCCCGAGACCGCGCGCCGTTATTCGGTGCTGTCCCTGCCCACCACGTTGATCTTCGACATCGACGGGCGGCAGCGCTACCGGACCTCGGGAGTGCCCAGCGCCGCCGACCTGCGGTCCGCCCTGAAACCGCTGTTGGCTTGA
- a CDS encoding winged helix-turn-helix transcriptional regulator: MELLLLTSELHPDPVLPSLSLLPHPVRTAPPEPASLLEAGTADAVIVDARTDLSSARGLCRLLSTAGRSVPVLAVVSEGGLVAISADWGLDEILLPTTGPAEIDARLRLVVGRRGGLADQESAGKVSLGELVIDEGTYTARLRGRPLDLTYKEFELLKYLAQHAGRVFTRAQLLHEVWGYDFFGGTRTVDVHVRRLRAKLGSEHEALIGTVRNVGYKAVRPARGRAPATDSSDPDGTDGGESGAESDSEDVKDPLVDPLHTQ; the protein is encoded by the coding sequence TTGGAGCTTTTACTGCTGACCTCGGAGCTGCATCCCGATCCGGTCCTGCCCTCGTTGTCGCTGCTTCCGCATCCCGTGCGGACGGCGCCGCCGGAACCAGCTTCGCTGCTCGAGGCCGGGACGGCGGACGCCGTGATCGTGGATGCGCGCACCGATTTGTCGTCCGCGCGTGGGCTGTGCCGCCTGCTGAGCACCGCCGGCCGGTCGGTTCCCGTGTTGGCGGTGGTGAGCGAAGGCGGGCTGGTGGCCATCAGCGCGGACTGGGGTCTCGACGAGATCCTGCTGCCCACCACCGGGCCGGCCGAGATCGACGCGAGGCTGCGGCTGGTGGTCGGCCGCCGCGGCGGGCTCGCGGACCAGGAAAGCGCCGGCAAGGTGAGCCTGGGCGAGTTGGTGATCGACGAAGGCACCTACACCGCCCGGCTGCGTGGCCGCCCGCTCGATCTCACCTACAAGGAATTCGAGTTGCTCAAGTACCTGGCTCAGCACGCCGGGCGGGTATTCACGCGGGCGCAGCTGCTGCATGAGGTGTGGGGGTACGACTTCTTCGGCGGCACCCGCACCGTCGATGTGCACGTGCGTCGGCTGCGGGCCAAACTCGGTTCCGAGCACGAGGCGTTGATCGGCACGGTCCGCAACGTGGGTTACAAGGCGGTCCGCCCGGCCCGCGGCCGCGCTCCGGCGACCGACTCGTCCGACCCCGACGGCACGGATGGCGGCGAATCCGGTGCGGAATCCGACTCCGAGGACGTCAAAGATCCGTTGGTCGATCCCTTGCACACTCAGTGA
- the pstA gene encoding phosphate ABC transporter permease PstA, whose translation MTSMLDRPLKSRTFSPLSRRRRTANRVATVLVSLALLVAVAPLVMVLWSVTVKGVRAITSTVWWSHSQAGMTAFVTGGGAYHALVGTVLQGLVCAAISIPIGLMVAIYLVEYGGGTALGRLASFMVDILSGVPSIVAALFVYALCVATLGLPRSEFAVSLALVLLMLPVIVRATEEMLRVVPVDLREASYALGITKWKTIVRVVIPTGLSGIVTGILLAMARVMGETAPLLILVGYAQSMNFNIFSDFMGTLPGMMYNQTSVGAGLNPIPTDRLWGAALTLILVIAAINIVARVIAKFLGARKS comes from the coding sequence ATGACGTCGATGCTGGACCGCCCGCTCAAGTCGCGGACGTTCTCACCGCTGTCCCGGCGCCGCCGTACCGCGAATCGTGTTGCGACCGTACTGGTTTCGCTGGCATTGCTGGTGGCCGTGGCGCCGCTGGTGATGGTGCTGTGGTCGGTGACCGTCAAGGGAGTCAGGGCGATCACCTCCACCGTCTGGTGGTCGCACTCGCAAGCCGGGATGACGGCCTTCGTGACCGGCGGCGGCGCCTACCATGCGCTGGTCGGCACCGTGCTGCAGGGATTGGTGTGCGCCGCCATCTCCATTCCGATCGGTCTGATGGTCGCGATCTATCTGGTCGAATACGGCGGCGGCACTGCGCTGGGCCGGTTGGCCTCGTTCATGGTGGACATCCTGAGCGGGGTGCCCTCGATCGTGGCGGCGTTGTTCGTCTACGCGTTGTGTGTGGCCACGCTGGGCCTGCCCCGCTCGGAGTTCGCGGTATCGCTGGCGCTGGTGTTGCTGATGCTGCCGGTGATCGTGCGGGCGACCGAGGAAATGCTGCGGGTGGTTCCGGTGGATCTGCGCGAGGCCAGCTACGCCCTGGGCATCACCAAGTGGAAGACCATCGTCCGGGTGGTCATTCCCACCGGGCTGTCCGGCATCGTCACCGGGATCTTGCTGGCGATGGCACGGGTGATGGGGGAGACGGCGCCGCTGTTGATCCTCGTCGGCTATGCGCAATCGATGAACTTCAACATCTTCAGCGACTTCATGGGGACGCTGCCAGGCATGATGTACAACCAGACGTCGGTCGGCGCGGGCCTCAACCCCATCCCCACGGATCGGTTGTGGGGTGCCGCGTTAACCCTCATCCTGGTGATCGCCGCGATCAATATCGTGGCTCGAGTGATAGCGAAATTCCTTGGCGCCAGAAAGTCATAG